A portion of the Thermoflexus hugenholtzii JAD2 genome contains these proteins:
- the fdhD gene encoding formate dehydrogenase accessory sulfurtransferase FdhD: protein MERNGMWKPWPVTGLRPGRRERQEDAVIAEEPLEIQIALPNAEGAEVLPVAVTMRTPGDDEDLALGFLYTEGLIDDPRWIRAGLSSERPAPHTVRVVLPPDHGIDRQRLTRHFYMTSSCGVCGKAAVEAVFVQGYPPLPEDEPVIPLSLLVDLPRRMREAQRLFHRTGGLHAAAIFDPAGELLWVREDVGRHNAVDKVIGAALRAGRIPLSHAIMLVSGRAGFEIAQKTLRAGIPILAALGAPSSLTLELAHAAGMTVVGFLRPEGANVYTAPWRIAG, encoded by the coding sequence ATGGAGCGGAACGGGATGTGGAAGCCGTGGCCGGTCACCGGCCTGCGCCCGGGGCGACGGGAGCGACAGGAAGACGCCGTGATCGCAGAGGAGCCCCTGGAGATCCAGATCGCCCTCCCCAATGCGGAAGGCGCGGAGGTCCTCCCCGTTGCGGTCACGATGCGGACCCCGGGGGACGATGAGGACCTGGCCCTGGGCTTTCTCTACACGGAGGGTCTGATCGACGATCCTCGATGGATCCGCGCGGGGCTGTCCTCGGAGCGCCCGGCCCCTCACACCGTCCGGGTTGTGCTCCCTCCGGATCATGGGATTGACCGGCAGCGGCTGACCCGTCACTTCTATATGACCAGCAGCTGCGGGGTATGCGGGAAAGCGGCCGTTGAAGCGGTGTTCGTCCAGGGCTATCCCCCGCTGCCGGAGGATGAGCCGGTGATCCCGCTCTCGCTCCTTGTGGATCTGCCGCGGCGGATGCGCGAGGCCCAGCGCCTTTTCCATCGGACCGGTGGGCTGCATGCGGCGGCGATCTTCGACCCGGCGGGCGAGCTGCTCTGGGTGCGGGAGGACGTGGGGCGACACAACGCGGTGGACAAGGTCATCGGGGCGGCGCTGCGGGCCGGGCGGATCCCCCTCTCCCACGCCATCATGCTGGTGAGCGGACGGGCCGGGTTCGAGATCGCCCAGAAAACGCTGCGGGCGGGCATCCCCATCCTGGCGGCCCTCGGTGCCCCCTCCAGCCTGACGCTGGAGCTGGCCCACGCCGCCGGGATGACGGTGGTCGGCTTCCTACGCCCGGAGGGCGCGAACGTCTACACCGCCCCCTGGCGGATCGCCGGATAG
- a CDS encoding WecB/TagA/CpsF family glycosyltransferase, giving the protein MIQPPVRRILSVRVHDVTLAEALELVEAFIAEGGSHQVCTVNPEFIMHARRNPDFFRVLEGSSLNVPDGVGLLWAGRMLGQPLRERVAGVDLMEALIARAAERGWRVFLLGAAEGVAERAAKVLQARYPGWVLAGTFAGSPRPEEAPAIRERLQEARPDLLFVAYGAPQQDLWIARHQPALRIPVAMGVGGAFDFIAGVVPRAPRWMREAGLEWLYRLIRQPWRWRRMLALPRFVLAVLAARYASR; this is encoded by the coding sequence ATGATCCAGCCGCCGGTCCGACGCATCCTAAGTGTCCGGGTGCACGATGTTACCCTGGCCGAAGCCTTAGAGCTCGTGGAGGCCTTCATCGCCGAGGGAGGGTCACATCAGGTCTGCACCGTGAACCCGGAGTTCATCATGCACGCCCGTCGGAACCCGGACTTCTTCCGGGTCCTGGAGGGATCCAGCCTGAACGTCCCGGACGGCGTCGGGTTGCTCTGGGCCGGGAGGATGCTGGGACAGCCCCTACGGGAGCGGGTGGCGGGAGTGGATCTGATGGAGGCCCTGATCGCCCGGGCCGCGGAGCGGGGATGGCGGGTGTTCCTGCTGGGCGCCGCGGAAGGGGTTGCGGAGCGCGCGGCGAAGGTCCTGCAGGCCCGCTATCCGGGCTGGGTCCTCGCCGGGACCTTCGCGGGCTCCCCCCGGCCGGAGGAGGCCCCGGCGATCCGGGAGCGCCTGCAGGAGGCCCGACCGGATCTCCTCTTCGTCGCATACGGGGCCCCACAACAGGATCTCTGGATCGCCCGTCACCAGCCGGCGCTCCGGATCCCGGTCGCCATGGGGGTCGGCGGGGCCTTTGATTTCATCGCCGGCGTCGTGCCCCGGGCCCCTCGCTGGATGCGGGAGGCCGGCCTGGAGTGGCTCTACCGGCTGATCCGCCAGCCGTGGCGGTGGCGGCGGATGCTCGCCTTGCCCCGCTTCGTGCTCGCGGTTCTGGCGGCCCGCTATGCTTCCCGATAA
- a CDS encoding diacylglycerol/lipid kinase family protein, with the protein MQPPRRVMIIYNPAAGPREMTREIQAVARRWEGRGWSVIIRITERPGMATELAHEAALEGFDWVVAAGGDGTVNEVANGLVGLPSALGVLPVGTGNVWARQLGLPTYPLVHPLRVQVAAQLLEAARIHLIDVGRANGRYFLLWAGIGLDAQVAQQMEPRDRGTKRLGALAYLIAAALIARDFPAMRATVFIDGRRRIRGRTLVVLVANAQLYGGLVRIAPQALLDDGYLNICVFRGMGLPWALRHFINVFGGRHLQDPAVKFFTGRQVLVETRPVVPVQVDGEPIGHTPMVFEVVPRSLRILVPPTAPASLFRDST; encoded by the coding sequence ATGCAGCCGCCTCGACGGGTGATGATCATCTACAACCCGGCCGCAGGCCCCCGGGAGATGACCCGGGAGATCCAGGCGGTCGCGCGCAGATGGGAGGGCCGGGGATGGTCCGTGATCATACGGATCACCGAGCGTCCCGGGATGGCCACGGAGCTCGCCCATGAGGCCGCCCTGGAGGGGTTCGACTGGGTGGTGGCCGCCGGCGGAGACGGCACGGTGAACGAAGTAGCCAACGGCCTGGTGGGGTTGCCCAGCGCCCTGGGGGTGCTGCCCGTGGGAACGGGGAACGTGTGGGCCCGGCAGCTGGGCCTGCCCACCTATCCCCTGGTGCATCCATTACGCGTCCAGGTGGCCGCCCAGCTCCTGGAGGCCGCGCGGATCCACCTCATCGATGTCGGACGGGCGAACGGGCGCTACTTCCTGCTCTGGGCCGGCATCGGGCTGGATGCCCAGGTGGCGCAACAGATGGAGCCCCGGGACCGGGGCACCAAGCGCCTGGGGGCCCTGGCCTACCTGATCGCCGCCGCCCTCATCGCCCGGGATTTCCCGGCCATGCGGGCCACCGTGTTCATCGACGGCCGTCGCCGGATCCGGGGCCGCACCCTGGTGGTGCTGGTGGCCAACGCCCAGCTGTATGGCGGGCTGGTCCGCATCGCCCCCCAGGCGCTGTTGGACGACGGATACCTCAACATCTGTGTGTTCCGGGGGATGGGGCTGCCGTGGGCCCTGCGACACTTCATCAACGTGTTCGGGGGACGCCATCTCCAGGATCCGGCCGTCAAGTTCTTCACCGGGCGCCAAGTCCTGGTCGAAACCCGGCCGGTGGTCCCGGTGCAGGTGGACGGGGAGCCCATCGGCCACACCCCTATGGTCTTCGAAGTCGTCCCCCGCTCCCTGCGCATCCTGGTCCCCCCCACCGCCCCGGCCTCGCTTTTCCGGGACTCAACCTGA